The segment TGGGGAAGTCGGGGCCGGGGAGGTAGCGCATGACCTCCTCGAGGGTGATCCCGGGGTTCTCAATCATGGCCACCAGGGCGTCCACCACCTCGGAGAGGTTGTGGGGGGGAAGGCTGGTGGCCATGCCCACGGCGATGCCGCTTGAGCCGTTTACCAGGAGGTTAGGGATGGCGGAGGGGAGGACCTCGGGCTCCTTCAGGGAGCCGTCGTAGTTGGGGCGGAAATCCACGGTCTCCTTGTCGATGTCCAGAAGCATCTCCGCCCCCAGAGGGGAAAGGCGGGCCTCGGTGTAGCGCTGGGCCGCCGGAGGGTCCCCGTCTAAGGAGCCGAAGTTCCCCTGGCCATCCACCAGGGGATAGCGCAGGTTCCAGGGCTGGGCCAGACGGGCCAAGGCGTCGTAGATGGCGGCGTCCCCGTGGGGGTGGTACTTACCCATGACCTCGCCCACGATCTTGGCGCTTTTCACGTGCTTCCGGCCCGGAAGCACCCCCTCCTGGTAGGCGCCGAAGAGGATCCGCCTCTGGACCGGCTTGAGCCCGTCCCGCACATCGGGCAGGGCCCGGTCCACGATGACGGACATGGCGTAGTTGATGAAACTCTGTTTAAGTTCCTCGGTGATCTCTACAGGCAGAACCTGAGACATAGCGCTCCTTGGGCGTTTCCGCCTTCTTTAAGTATAGCAACTTCTCCGCCGGGGCCTTCCCCGGCCAGGAGGGCGTGGAGCCCTAGGGAGCCCCCACCTCCAGGACCTCCGCCAGGTAGACCAGGGCCAGCTTGTAGGAGAGGGGACCGAAGCCGGAGATGATTCCCCGGCAGGCCCCCGCGGTGACGGAGTGCTGGCGGAAGGGCTCGCGGGCGTGGAGGTTGGAGAGGTGCACCTCCACCACGGGAAGGGGCTGAGCCCGTATGGCGTCCAGAAGGGCGTAGGAGTAGTGGGTGAGGGCTCCGGGGTTAAGGACGATGGCCAGGAACCCCTCCCGATGGGCTTGCTGTACCCATTCGATCAGCTGACCCTCGTAGTTGCTCTGGCGGAAGGCCACCCCCAGGCCCAGCTCCGCTCCCCAGGCCTCGCAGAGGGCTTCCAGCTCCTCGAGGGTGGTGCGCCCGTACACCTCGGGCTCCCGCTGGCCCAGAAGGTTCAGGTTGGGTCCGTTTAGGATCAGCACCATAGAGGCTCCTTTCCCCTAGGATAAGGGCATGCCCTGGCTACTGGCCCTCCTCCTGGCCTTACCCGCCTTGGCCCAGACCCACACCGTAGCCCCTGGGGAAACGCTTTTTTCCATCGCCCGCCGCTACGGGACCACGGTGGAGGCCCTGGCCCGGCTCAATGGGCTTCAGGATCCCAACCGCATCCGGGTGGGGCAGGTCCTGCGGGTGCGCCCTGGGGGGGAGGTGGCCCTGCCCAGGGGAAGCCTGGTTTATTTCCCCCCGATCCAGGGCCGGGCCTTTGCCCTACGGGTGGAAGGGTACCGGGAGGGGTGGGTGGAGTTTTTGGGGGTGCGCTACCCTCTCCTTTCCGGGGAGGGGGGGCTTTGGGCCCTCCTGGCGGTGGGGGCGATGCAACCCCCAGAGGTCTACCCTTTGCGCCTCCATCTGGATGGGGAGGAGACGGTCCTCCCTCTGAGGGTGCTGGCAGGGGGCTACGCCAAGGAGACCCTAGTCCTTTCCCCTTCTCTGGAGAAGCTCCTCGAGGACCCTGGCCTAAAGGCGGAGCGGGAGAAGGTGGTGCAGGCCTGCCCTAGGGAGGGGCCCTTGACCTTTTCCCGCTTCCTGAAGCCCCTGGAGGGTGGGCGCATCACCAGCGCTTTTGGTACCCGTCGGCGCTACGGCACCCTCTTCACCTCCTACCACGAGGGCCTGGACTTCGCCGCCCCACCCGGCACCCCGGTGCGGGCGGTGGCTGAGGGGGTGGTGGTGCTTTCCGAAAGGCTCAAGGTACGGGGGGAGGCGGTGGTGGTGGCCCACGGGATGGGCCTTTGCACGGGGTACTGGCACCTTTCGGAAAGGAGGGTGAGGGTGGGAGAGAGGGTGAAAGGGGGCCAGGTCATCGGCCTTTTGGGGAGCACGGGGCTTTCCACCGGGCCCCATCTGCACCTGGAGGTGCGCCTTTTCGGCATCCCCGTGGACCCCGCGCCCTTCTTCCAGGGCCTTCCCTCACCCTAGCCGCAGGAGCGAGAGAACCTCCACGTGGTGGGTGAAGGGGAAGAAGTCGTAGGGCCGGGCGAAGGCCAGCTGGTAGCCACCCCCCACCAGCTCCCCCACGTCCCTGGCCCAGGTGGCGGGGTCGCAGGCCACGTAGAGGACCTCCTTGGGCTGGGACTCCAAAAGGTAGGCCCTCACCTCCGGGGAAAGGCCGGTGCGGGGTGGGTCCAGGACCACCAGGTCAAAGCCGCCGAGATTCCTGGCCTCCTTGGCGTCCCCCCGGTGGAAGCGCACGTTTTCTATGCCAAGCCGCCTCCTATCCGCCTCTCCCCGGCGCACGGCTTCCTTGCTGATCTCCACCGCCACCACCTCCTGGAAACGGGGGGCCAGGAGGAGGGAGAAAAGGCCGCTTCCCGCATAGAGCTCCAGGGCCCGCTTTCCGCCGGAAACCAGGTTCAGGGCCTCCTCCAGGAGTTCCCCCATGGCCAAGGGGTTCACCTGACTGAAGCTTTCCACGCTCACGGTGGCGGTGAGGGGGCCGAACCGCTCCAGTAGGGTCCTTCCCCCGTAAAGGGGCTGGACCCTTCCCCGGAAGCGGCCCTTGGGGGAGGGTTCGGCCCAGACCACCCCGGCGAAGCCCTCCCGCACCAGGGCCCTGGCGGGGCGCTTCAGAGCCTCCGGGCTTCCCCCGATGAGGCCGAGGAGCACCCGGCCCTCGTGGAGGCTTCCCCTCAAGGCCACCTCCTCCACCGGTAAGGGCCAGGCCTTGAGAAGGGCGAAGGCCCAGGCTAGGGGCTCGGCCAAAAGGGGGTCCTCCTCCAGCCGGAAAAGTTCCTGGGTTTCCGGCAGGCGGTAGGCCAGGCCCCCAGGGGATGGCGGGCGTACTGGGCGGCGGTACGGTAGCCCAGGGGCCTGGGGGAGGGGCGAATGGGGGCCAGGGGAAGGGAAAGCCTGGCGATGCGCATGAGGGCATCTCGCACCAGATCTTCCTTCAGGGGAAGCTGGCTTTCGTATAGAAGGGGCAGGTCAGCGGAAGGGGGAAGAGGGTGGGGGTAGCGGTCGGGACGGGGGGTGAGCACCTCCACCTCCTCCAGGAAAAGGGTTCCCTTGCGGCGCACGGGTTTTCCCCGCACCGCCTCCCCCGGCAGGGCCCCCTTGATGAGGACGGCCCCTTCCCCGGTGCGGGCGAGGCCATAGCCCCCCGGCACCAGCTTCTCCACGGTGAGAACCTTCACCCTTCCACCCTACACCAAGCCCGTCAGCGCTAAGATGGAGGGGTGATTCGGGTACTGTTAGCGGACGATCATGCCCTCTTCCGCCAGGGGCTCAAAAGTCTGTTGGAGGCGGAAGGGGATTTCCGGGTGGTGGGCGAGGCCAAGGACGGTTGGGAGGCGCTAAGGCATGCCCTCGAGGCCAGGCCGGATGTCATCCTCATGGACATCCAGATGCCGAACCTGGATGGGGTGCAGGCCACCCAGGCCATCCTCAAGGAGTGGCCCGAGGCCAGGGTGATCATCCTCACCATGTACCGCCAGGACGCTTACGTCTTCGAGGCGGTGAAGGCGGGGGCCCGGGGCTACCTCCTCAAGGACACGGATGCCAGCGAACTCATCGGGGCCATCCGCCGGGTGCACGCCGGGGAGGTGCTCTTGGATGCCGATCTGGCCGGGCGGATCATCCAGGACTTCCGGGTCAAGAAGGAGTCTAGCCTTCCCCTTCATGCCGAGCTTTCCGAGAGGGAGATTCAGATCCTCAAGCTGGTGGCCCAGGGCTACACCAACCTGGAGATCGCCGCCGAGCTTCAGCTCTCCGAGAAAACGGTGCGCAACCGCCTCTCCGAGATCTTCCAAAAACTCCACCTGAACAACCGCACCCAGGCGGCCCTTTACGCCATCCGGGAGGGGCTGGCCGGACCTGAGCCTCAGGAGTAGTGGACCCGGTACGGTTCCTCTTAGAACTCTCCCCCCTGGTGGGAGAAGCGGCCCGTGGGGATTTCGTGGCTGCCCACTTGCCCAGGGCGCAAAGAGACGGCCTGGGGAACGTGTGGGCGGGGGAGGGGCGGGTGTTGCTCCTCGCCCATCTGGACACGGTGTTGCCGCCTAAGCCCCCGAAGCGGGTGGGGGAGAGGCTCTATGGCCCTGGGGTGGGGGACAACTCGGGCGGGGTGGCCGTCCTCCTCTCTCTTCCCGAAATGCCCGGGGTGGTGCGGGCCTTCACCGTGGGGGAGGAGGGTCTGGGGAACCTCAAGGGGGCTAGGGCCTTGGTGGAAACCCTGGCTCCGGAGGTGGTGGTGGCGGTGGATGGGTATCTGCCGGGGGTGGTGGACCGGGCCTTGGGCTCGCTCCGCTTCCGGATCACCCTTCTGGGCCGGGGAGGCCACGCCTGGGGGGACAGGGGGACCCCTAACCCCGTGTTCGCCCTGGCGGAAGGGCTCTCCCGGTTACACGCCCTCTTTAAGGAAATGGGGGGCGAGGCCAGCCTGAACGCCAGCGGCCTCCGGGGGGGCGAGGCGGTAAACGCCATCCCCAAGGAGGCCTCGGCCTTGCTGGAGATCCGCGCCTTGGAGGAGGAGGCGCTTCGCGCCCTCTACCACAAGGCCCAGGAGGTCCTGGAGGAGGCGGCCCAACTCCATGGAGTGGAGGTTTCCCTGGAGGTCCTGGGGACGAGGCCTGCGGGGAGCACCGCCACGCCTAAGCTTCTGCAGGCGGCGGAGATGGCGCTGGCCAAGATCGGGGAGAGGCCCCAGTTCCAGCCGGGTTCCACCGATGCCAGCGCCGCCATCGAGCGGGGCATCCCCGCCTTGGCCCTGGGGGTGTACCGGGGGGGTGGGGCCCACACCCCGGAGGAATGGGTGCTTCCCCAAAGCCTTTGGGAGGGGCGGGAGGTGCTTCTGGCCTTTTTAAAGGCCCTTGGCGTAGGATAGGGCGTATGCGCGTGGGTGTCCTGAGGGCCTTCCTGTCCCGGCGATACCTGGGCTTCTGGGAAGCGTATTTAAAGGCCTTGGGGGTGGAGGTGGTGCGGGTGGAGGTGCCGCCTGCCCGCCACCAGCCCTACTGCCTGCCGGTGCAGGAGCTTTTGGCCCAGGTGGAGGCCCTGAAAGCCGAAGGGGTGGACTACCTCCTCCTTCCCGACCTCCAGGGGGCGGTGGAGTCGGAAAAGGGCGGGGGGCAGTGCCCCTGGCTTTTGGACCTCGAGGCCACCCTCCTCCGCTACTTTCCGGGGCTTCCCCCGGTGCTCAAGGTGCCCGCCGAGCTCTCCGAGCGGGTCCTGGGCCGGGCGGGGGAGGTGGGCCACCTCCTCACCCAGAACCCCATGCTGGTGGGGCGGGCTCTGGACCGGGTGCGGGGGCTTTTGAAACCTCCTCCTCCCCTCAAGACCCCTCCGGGAAGCGTGGGGGTGGTGGCCCAGCCCTACCTCCTCGAGGACGAGTCCTTCCGCAAGGCGGTGGAGGAGGCCCTGGCCCGGGAGGGGCTTATCCCCTACTTCCCCGACCTGCCCCCGGAGAAGCTCAGGGAGGAGGGGGATAGGCTCCTCCCCATGGACCTTCCCACCGACCGGGAACTGGTGGGCATGGTTCATTACCTCCACCGCCTGGGCCGGGTGAAGGGCCTTTTGCTGGTGGTTTCCTACGCATGCCCTCCCATCCCTGGTCTCTTGCAGAAGGCGGCCCGGCGGCTCCGCAAGCCCTACCGCCTCCTCACCTTGGGGGAGGACTGGGGCGAGGCCCTGAGGGGACTCAAGGAAGAGCTGCTCGGTGCGTGAGCCAGGCCCCCTTCCCCGGGGAAGGATGGGGTAGACTGTGGGCTATGACCGGTCGGTCAGTCCTGTTGCGCCGCCTCCTCCCCTACCTGGCCCGCTACCGGACCCAGTACCTCCTGGGGGTGCTCTCCGGCCTGGCCTCCATCTTCTTCTTCGTCCTCTCCCCGTACTTCCTGCGCAAGACCATCGACGCCGTGGGGCATGGGGGCCCCTACGGGCTCTACGTCCTCTGGCTCCTCCTCTCCGCCGCGGCCACTGCCCTTCTGGCCTACCTCATGCGCCGCCTCTCGGTGGCCGCCAGCCGCCAGGTGGAGTACGACCTCAGGAGGGACCTCTTCCGCCACCTCCTCCGCCTGGACCGGGGCTTTTACCAAGAGACCCGGGTGGGCGACCTCATGAACCGCCTGAACACCGACCTCTCCGCGGTGCGGGAGATGGTGGGGCCGGGGATCATGATGGGCAGCCGCCTCTCCTTTCTCGTTCTCCTGGCCTTTGCCTTCATGTACGCGGTTAACCTGCGCCTGGCCCTCTACCTGACCCTTCTTCTCCCCGCCATCGCCGGGGTGATGTTCTACCTCCTCCGCCTGGTGGACCGCCGCTATCGGGAGGCCCAGGAGGCCTTCGACCAGATCAGCACCCTGGCCCAGGAGGCCTTCAGCGGGGTCCGGGTGGTCAAGGGGTACGCCCTCGAGGAGCGGATGCTCAGCCGCTTCCGCCGCCTCAACCAGGCCTACATGGCCAAGAGCCTGGCCCTGGCCCGGGTGGAAGGGCCCATGCAAGCCCTTTTGGGGTTCCTCATGGGCTTTGCCTTCCTCACTGTGCTTTGGGCGGGCGGGGACATGGTCATCCGGGGTAGGCTCACCGTGGGGGAGCTGGTCCAGTTCAACGCCTACCTGGCCCAGCTCACCTGGCCCATCCTGGGCCTGGGCTGGGTGATGGCCATGTACCAGCGGGGCCTCACCAGTCTGGGGCGGCTTCTTGAGCTTTTGGACAGGAAGCCCGCCGTGCAGGACCAGAACCCCCTCCTCTTGGGCCTCCAGGACCTCTCCGGGGAGGTGCGCTTCGAGAAGGTGAGCCTTTACGCCGGGGGGCGTTGGCTTCTCAAGGACATCACCCTCACCGTCCCCAGCGGCATGACCCTGGGCATCACCGGGCCCACCGGCTCCGGCAAGAGCCTTCTCATGGCCCTGGTGCCCCGCCTCCTGGACCCCACGGAGGGGCGGGTGTACGTGGGGGGGTATGAGGTGCGCCGCATCCCCCTCCCCCTCCTGCGCCAGGCGGTGGGGGTGGCCCCACAGGAGCCCTTTCTCTTCAGCGAGACCCTCCTTGAGAACATCGCCTTTGGCCTGGACACCCCGGACCGGGAGCGAGTGGAATGGGCGGCGAGGCTTGCGGGCATCCACGAGGAGATCCTCTCCTTCCCCAAGGGCTACGAAACGGTGCTAGGCGAGCGGGGGGTGACCCTCTCCGGGGGCCAGCGCCAGCGGGTGGCCCTGGCCCGGGCCCTGGCCAAAGGACCCAAGATCCTCATCCTGGACGAGGCCTTAAGCGCCGTGGACACCGAGACCGAGGCCCGCATCCTCCAGGGGCTCAAGACCGTCTTGGGCCGCCAGACCACCTTCCTCATCTCCCACCGCACCGCCACCCTGCGCCATGCGGACTGGATCATTGTCCTGGAGGAGGGGCGCATCGTGGAGGAGGGCACCCATGAGAGCCTCCTCGAGGCCGGAGGTCTCTATGCCGAGCTGGATCGCATCCAGCGCATGGAGCGGGAGGTGGAGGGGTAATGCACGAGGACGCCTACAGCAAAGCCTTTGACCGGGTGCTCTTCGCCCGCATCCTGGCCTACGTGAGGCCTTACCGCCTCCAGGTGGGCTTAGCCCTCCTCTTCCTCCTCCTCACCACCCTCACCGCCGCCGCCACCCCTCTCTTCTTCAAGTGGGCCATCGACGGGGCCCTGGTGCCCAAGGAACCCAAGCCCCTACCTGAGCGCTACGCCCTCCTCGTCTGGGTGAGCCTGGGCTTCCTTTTGGTGCGCTTCCTCAACTTCGTTGCCACCTACGGCCAGACCTACCTCATCCAGTGGGTGGGGCAGCGGGTTCTCTTTGACCTGCGGAGCGCCCTTTTCGCCAAGCTCATGCGCCTGCACCCGGGCTTCTACGACAAAAACCCCGTGGGCCGCCTCATGACCCGGGTCACCTCGGACGTGGACGCCATCAACCAGTTCATCACCGGGGGGCTGGTGGGGGTCATCGCCGACTTCTTCACCATCTTCGGCCTTCTGGCCTTCATGCTGGTCCTAAGCCCCAAGCTCACCCTGGTGGTCCTTCTGGTGGTGCCCATCCTCCTCTGGGTCACGGCCTGGGTTCGAAACGGCATGCGCACCGCTTACCGGGAGATGCGCCTGCGCCTGGCCCGCTTGAACGCTGCCCTGCAGGAAAACCTTTCCGGGGTGGAAACCATCCAGCTTTTCGTGAAGGAGAAGGAACGGGAGGAGAAGTTTGACCGCCTGAGCCGGGACCTGCTTAGGGCCTGGGTGGAGATCGTGCGCTGGTTCGCCCTCTTCTTCCCCGTGGTGGGCTTCCTGGGGGACTTGGCGGTGGCGGGCCTCCTCTTCTACGGCGGGGGCGAGGTGGTGCGGGGGGTGGCCACCTTGGGGCTTCTGGTGGCCTTCGTGGACTACACCCGCCAGCTTTTCCAGCCCCTCCAGGATCTTTCGGATAAGTTCAACCTCTTTCAGGGGGCCATGGCCAGCGCCGAGCGCATCTTCGGGGTTTTGGACACGGTGGAGGAGCTCAAGGACCCGGAAAACCCCAAGCCCATCGCCCGCTTCCGGGGGGAGGTGGAGTTTAGGGACGTCTGGTTGGCCTACACCCCCAAGGGGGTGGAGCCGGGGGAGAGGGACTGGGTCTTGAAGGGGGTTTCCTTCCACATCCGCCCGGGGGAGAAGGTGGCCCTGGTGGGGGCCACGGGGGCGGGGAAGACCAGCGTGGTGAGCCTCATCGCTCGCTTCTACGACCCCAAAGGGGCCAGGTGCTCATCGATGGGGAGGATGTGCGGAACTACCGCCAGGAGGATTTAAGGCGGCACGTGGGCATCGTCCTCCAGGACCCCTTCCTTTTTTCCGGCACGATTCTGGATAACCTACGCCTTTTTGACGAGACCATCCCCGAGGAGAAGGTGGTGGAGGTGGCTCGGTTTCTGGGGGTACACGAGGCCATCCTGCGCCTGCCCCAGGGCTACCACACCCGGGTGGGCGAGCGGGGGGCGGGGCTTTCCACGGGGGAGAAGCAGCTTCTGGCCCTGGTGCGGGCGCTTCTAGCCAGCCCCGACATCCTCCTTATCCTGGACGAGGCCACGGCCAACGTGGACTCAGAAACAGAGAAGAGGCTCCAGGAGGCCCTCTACAAGGCCATGGAGGGGAGGACCTCCATCATCATCGCCCACCGCCTCTCCACCATTCGCCGGGTGGACCGTATCCTGGTCTTCAGGAAGGGGCGGCTTGTGGAAGAGGGGACTCATGAGGCGCTCTTGGAGCGGGGGGGCTACTACGCCACCCTCTACCGCCTCCAGTACGCGGAGGGGTGATGTACCGGGAGGCCTTGGACTGGCTCTTCGCCCAGCGCCGCCAAGGGGCGCG is part of the Thermus caldilimi genome and harbors:
- a CDS encoding M20/M25/M40 family metallo-hydrolase; protein product: MDPVRFLLELSPLVGEAARGDFVAAHLPRAQRDGLGNVWAGEGRVLLLAHLDTVLPPKPPKRVGERLYGPGVGDNSGGVAVLLSLPEMPGVVRAFTVGEEGLGNLKGARALVETLAPEVVVAVDGYLPGVVDRALGSLRFRITLLGRGGHAWGDRGTPNPVFALAEGLSRLHALFKEMGGEASLNASGLRGGEAVNAIPKEASALLEIRALEEEALRALYHKAQEVLEEAAQLHGVEVSLEVLGTRPAGSTATPKLLQAAEMALAKIGERPQFQPGSTDASAAIERGIPALALGVYRGGGAHTPEEWVLPQSLWEGREVLLAFLKALGVG
- a CDS encoding ABC transporter ATP-binding protein; the encoded protein is MTGRSVLLRRLLPYLARYRTQYLLGVLSGLASIFFFVLSPYFLRKTIDAVGHGGPYGLYVLWLLLSAAATALLAYLMRRLSVAASRQVEYDLRRDLFRHLLRLDRGFYQETRVGDLMNRLNTDLSAVREMVGPGIMMGSRLSFLVLLAFAFMYAVNLRLALYLTLLLPAIAGVMFYLLRLVDRRYREAQEAFDQISTLAQEAFSGVRVVKGYALEERMLSRFRRLNQAYMAKSLALARVEGPMQALLGFLMGFAFLTVLWAGGDMVIRGRLTVGELVQFNAYLAQLTWPILGLGWVMAMYQRGLTSLGRLLELLDRKPAVQDQNPLLLGLQDLSGEVRFEKVSLYAGGRWLLKDITLTVPSGMTLGITGPTGSGKSLLMALVPRLLDPTEGRVYVGGYEVRRIPLPLLRQAVGVAPQEPFLFSETLLENIAFGLDTPDRERVEWAARLAGIHEEILSFPKGYETVLGERGVTLSGGQRQRVALARALAKGPKILILDEALSAVDTETEARILQGLKTVLGRQTTFLISHRTATLRHADWIIVLEEGRIVEEGTHESLLEAGGLYAELDRIQRMEREVEG
- the aroQ gene encoding type II 3-dehydroquinate dehydratase, whose protein sequence is MVLILNGPNLNLLGQREPEVYGRTTLEELEALCEAWGAELGLGVAFRQSNYEGQLIEWVQQAHREGFLAIVLNPGALTHYSYALLDAIRAQPLPVVEVHLSNLHAREPFRQHSVTAGACRGIISGFGPLSYKLALVYLAEVLEVGAP
- a CDS encoding LysM peptidoglycan-binding domain-containing M23 family metallopeptidase, which codes for MPWLLALLLALPALAQTHTVAPGETLFSIARRYGTTVEALARLNGLQDPNRIRVGQVLRVRPGGEVALPRGSLVYFPPIQGRAFALRVEGYREGWVEFLGVRYPLLSGEGGLWALLAVGAMQPPEVYPLRLHLDGEETVLPLRVLAGGYAKETLVLSPSLEKLLEDPGLKAEREKVVQACPREGPLTFSRFLKPLEGGRITSAFGTRRRYGTLFTSYHEGLDFAAPPGTPVRAVAEGVVVLSERLKVRGEAVVVAHGMGLCTGYWHLSERRVRVGERVKGGQVIGLLGSTGLSTGPHLHLEVRLFGIPVDPAPFFQGLPSP
- a CDS encoding response regulator transcription factor, with the protein product MIRVLLADDHALFRQGLKSLLEAEGDFRVVGEAKDGWEALRHALEARPDVILMDIQMPNLDGVQATQAILKEWPEARVIILTMYRQDAYVFEAVKAGARGYLLKDTDASELIGAIRRVHAGEVLLDADLAGRIIQDFRVKKESSLPLHAELSEREIQILKLVAQGYTNLEIAAELQLSEKTVRNRLSEIFQKLHLNNRTQAALYAIREGLAGPEPQE